A single Cannabis sativa cultivar Pink pepper isolate KNU-18-1 chromosome 7, ASM2916894v1, whole genome shotgun sequence DNA region contains:
- the LOC115696529 gene encoding uncharacterized protein LOC115696529 has protein sequence MSAKLATNHKIIEHGVFPVGHLKKSSIKVQGVNAIANNSHSQMAPIYNFLSTGELPAYRSVSKKIQYQAPHYVIMDGKLYRRGLSMPYLRCIPGTKINAVVHGGFYRDQTSGPSLSKKILRQGYFWPTMKKDCMEYMRKCEQC, from the coding sequence ATGTCAGCTAAGTTGGCCACAAATCATAAAATCATCGAACACGGAGTATTCCCTGTTGGCCATTTGAAGAAATCCAGCATCAAAGTCCAGGGGGTAAATGCCATAGCAAATAACTCTCATTCACAGATGGCACCTATTTACAACTTCTTAAGTACGGGGGAACTTCCCGCATATAGGTCCGTATCTAAGAAGATTCAATATCAGGCCCCACACTATGTGATTATGGATGGGAAGTTGTACCGCAGAGGGTTATCGATGCCATACCTAAGGTGTATTCCTGGAACAAAAATTAATGCAGTGGTCCACGGAGGTTTCTACAGAGATCAAACTTCTGGGCCCAGCCTTTCCAAGAAAATCCTACGACAAGGATACTTTTGGCCCACTATGAAGAAGGATTGCATGGAATACATGAGGAAGTGTGAACAGTGTTAG